In the Mauremys mutica isolate MM-2020 ecotype Southern chromosome 13, ASM2049712v1, whole genome shotgun sequence genome, one interval contains:
- the LOC123348641 gene encoding olfactory receptor 6N1-like isoform X2 produces the protein MMEPTENKHQGNQTTVTEFILLGFGDLPQLQIFLFLLFLVIYIATMAGNILIIVLVVAEQHLHTPMYFFLGNLSCLETSYTSTMLPRVLAGLLTGDRTISVTGCIVQLYFFCSLAGTECCLLSVMSYDRYLAICKPLHYTALMNGRLCLQLAVGSWIGGFASVAFLISMSQITFCGPNEIDHFFCDFNPIIKLSCSDTHWLEVSAVIHSCIFTFPPFLLTLASYVHIITTIIRNPSPTGRQKAFSTCSSHLIVVTIFYVTLIIVYLLSDSDALRDLNKVCSVFYGVLTPLVNPLIYSLRNKEVNKALRKALLRFFVF, from the exons ATG ATGGAACCCACAGAAAACAAACACCAGGGAAATCAAACAACTGTGACAGAATTCATTCTCCTGGGATTCGGGGATCTTCCTCAACTGCAGAtttttctcttcctgctgttcctagtgatctacatCGCGACTATGgccgggaacatcctcatcattgtGCTAGTTGTGGCTGAACAACACctgcacacccccatgtacttcttcctggggaacttgtcctgcttggagaccagCTACACCTCCACGATGCTGCCCAGGGTGCTTGCCGggctcctgactggggacagaaccatttctgttACTGGCTGTATCGTACAATTATATTTCTTTTGTTCTCTGGCAGGCACAGAATGTTGTCTCTTATCtgtgatgtcttatgatcggtatttagcgatatgcAAACCACTGCATTATACAGCACTAATGAATGGCAGGTTGTGCCTCCAGCTTGCGGTTGGGTCATGGATAGGTGGATTTGCGTCTGTTGCCTTCTTAATATCTATGTCACAAATAACATTTTGTGGCCCCAacgaaattgaccatttcttttgtgattttaaTCCAATAATAAAACTGTCCTGCAGTGATACTCACTGGCTGGAGGTTTCCGCTGTCATACATTCCTGCATATTCACATTTCCTCCATTTCTGTTGACCCTGGCATCTTATGTTCACATCATCACCACCATTATaagaaacccatcccccactggcaggcaaaaggccttttccacctgctcctcccacctcattgtTGTGACAATTTTCTATGTAACCCTCATCATTGTGTATCTACTATCGGACTCTGATGCACTGAGAGACTTGAACAAAGTGTGCTCTGTTTTCTATGGAGTCCTGACCCCTTTGGttaaccccctcatctacagcctgagaaacaaggaggTAAACAAAGCCTTGAGAAAAGCTCTCCTTAGATTTTTTGTCTTTTAA
- the LOC123348641 gene encoding olfactory receptor 6N1-like isoform X1 translates to MVGALHPRKDLEMKRERGYSAFRRKKREKKHLPSLPHAGRMEPTENKHQGNQTTVTEFILLGFGDLPQLQIFLFLLFLVIYIATMAGNILIIVLVVAEQHLHTPMYFFLGNLSCLETSYTSTMLPRVLAGLLTGDRTISVTGCIVQLYFFCSLAGTECCLLSVMSYDRYLAICKPLHYTALMNGRLCLQLAVGSWIGGFASVAFLISMSQITFCGPNEIDHFFCDFNPIIKLSCSDTHWLEVSAVIHSCIFTFPPFLLTLASYVHIITTIIRNPSPTGRQKAFSTCSSHLIVVTIFYVTLIIVYLLSDSDALRDLNKVCSVFYGVLTPLVNPLIYSLRNKEVNKALRKALLRFFVF, encoded by the exons ATGGTAGGGGCATTGCACCCCAGGAAGGACTTGGAGATGAAGAGGGAAAGAGGATACTCAGCATTTagaaggaagaagagagagaagaaacatCTGCCTTCTCTTCCACATGCAGGAAGG ATGGAACCCACAGAAAACAAACACCAGGGAAATCAAACAACTGTGACAGAATTCATTCTCCTGGGATTCGGGGATCTTCCTCAACTGCAGAtttttctcttcctgctgttcctagtgatctacatCGCGACTATGgccgggaacatcctcatcattgtGCTAGTTGTGGCTGAACAACACctgcacacccccatgtacttcttcctggggaacttgtcctgcttggagaccagCTACACCTCCACGATGCTGCCCAGGGTGCTTGCCGggctcctgactggggacagaaccatttctgttACTGGCTGTATCGTACAATTATATTTCTTTTGTTCTCTGGCAGGCACAGAATGTTGTCTCTTATCtgtgatgtcttatgatcggtatttagcgatatgcAAACCACTGCATTATACAGCACTAATGAATGGCAGGTTGTGCCTCCAGCTTGCGGTTGGGTCATGGATAGGTGGATTTGCGTCTGTTGCCTTCTTAATATCTATGTCACAAATAACATTTTGTGGCCCCAacgaaattgaccatttcttttgtgattttaaTCCAATAATAAAACTGTCCTGCAGTGATACTCACTGGCTGGAGGTTTCCGCTGTCATACATTCCTGCATATTCACATTTCCTCCATTTCTGTTGACCCTGGCATCTTATGTTCACATCATCACCACCATTATaagaaacccatcccccactggcaggcaaaaggccttttccacctgctcctcccacctcattgtTGTGACAATTTTCTATGTAACCCTCATCATTGTGTATCTACTATCGGACTCTGATGCACTGAGAGACTTGAACAAAGTGTGCTCTGTTTTCTATGGAGTCCTGACCCCTTTGGttaaccccctcatctacagcctgagaaacaaggaggTAAACAAAGCCTTGAGAAAAGCTCTCCTTAGATTTTTTGTCTTTTAA
- the LOC123348641 gene encoding olfactory receptor 6N1-like isoform X3 codes for MEPTENKHQGNQTTVTEFILLGFGDLPQLQIFLFLLFLVIYIATMAGNILIIVLVVAEQHLHTPMYFFLGNLSCLETSYTSTMLPRVLAGLLTGDRTISVTGCIVQLYFFCSLAGTECCLLSVMSYDRYLAICKPLHYTALMNGRLCLQLAVGSWIGGFASVAFLISMSQITFCGPNEIDHFFCDFNPIIKLSCSDTHWLEVSAVIHSCIFTFPPFLLTLASYVHIITTIIRNPSPTGRQKAFSTCSSHLIVVTIFYVTLIIVYLLSDSDALRDLNKVCSVFYGVLTPLVNPLIYSLRNKEVNKALRKALLRFFVF; via the coding sequence ATGGAACCCACAGAAAACAAACACCAGGGAAATCAAACAACTGTGACAGAATTCATTCTCCTGGGATTCGGGGATCTTCCTCAACTGCAGAtttttctcttcctgctgttcctagtgatctacatCGCGACTATGgccgggaacatcctcatcattgtGCTAGTTGTGGCTGAACAACACctgcacacccccatgtacttcttcctggggaacttgtcctgcttggagaccagCTACACCTCCACGATGCTGCCCAGGGTGCTTGCCGggctcctgactggggacagaaccatttctgttACTGGCTGTATCGTACAATTATATTTCTTTTGTTCTCTGGCAGGCACAGAATGTTGTCTCTTATCtgtgatgtcttatgatcggtatttagcgatatgcAAACCACTGCATTATACAGCACTAATGAATGGCAGGTTGTGCCTCCAGCTTGCGGTTGGGTCATGGATAGGTGGATTTGCGTCTGTTGCCTTCTTAATATCTATGTCACAAATAACATTTTGTGGCCCCAacgaaattgaccatttcttttgtgattttaaTCCAATAATAAAACTGTCCTGCAGTGATACTCACTGGCTGGAGGTTTCCGCTGTCATACATTCCTGCATATTCACATTTCCTCCATTTCTGTTGACCCTGGCATCTTATGTTCACATCATCACCACCATTATaagaaacccatcccccactggcaggcaaaaggccttttccacctgctcctcccacctcattgtTGTGACAATTTTCTATGTAACCCTCATCATTGTGTATCTACTATCGGACTCTGATGCACTGAGAGACTTGAACAAAGTGTGCTCTGTTTTCTATGGAGTCCTGACCCCTTTGGttaaccccctcatctacagcctgagaaacaaggaggTAAACAAAGCCTTGAGAAAAGCTCTCCTTAGATTTTTTGTCTTTTAA
- the LOC123347868 gene encoding olfactory receptor 11A1-like, with product MKLTTNIREGNQTTTTEFILLGFGDLPQLHILLFLLFLVIYIVTMAGNILIIVLVVTDQHLHTPMYFFLGNLSCLEICCTSTILPRVLASLLTQDRSISVMGCITQFYFFGSLAGTECLLLSVMSYDRYLAICKPLHYATRMNGRLCLQLVVGLWIGGFMSVSIFIFMLSQLTFCGSNKIDHFFCDFHPITKLSCTDTHMVEVAGLISCAMFTLPPFVLTVASYVCIISNIMRIASTAGRQKAFSTCSSHLIVVTIYYGTLILVYLLSDSDALRDLNKVFSVFYGVLTPLVNPLIYSLRNKEVKKALRKALLRSFVFLRNSNF from the coding sequence ATGAAGCTGACGACAAACATACGCGAGGGGAATCAAACAACCAccacagaattcatcctcctaGGGTTTGGGGATCTCCCTCAACTTCAtattcttctcttcctgctgttcctAGTGATTTATATTGTGACCATGgccgggaacatcctcatcattgtactagttgtgactgatcagcacctgcacacccccatgtacttcttcctggggaacttgtcctgcttggagatcTGCTGCACCTCCACCATACTTCCCAGGgtgctggccagtctcctgactcaGGACAGGTCTATTTCTGTTATGGGCTGCATCACTCAATTTTATTTCTTTGGTTCTCTGGCAGGGACAGAGTGTTTGCTTTTATCTGTGATGTCTTATGATCGATATTTAGCAATATGCAAACCTCTGCATTATGCAACACGTATGAATGGCAGGTTGTGCCTCCAGCTAGTGGTTGGGTTGTGGATAGGTGGATTTATGTCTGTTTCCATCTTTATATTTATGTTGTCACAATTAACGTTCTGTGGCTCCAAtaaaattgaccatttcttttgtgattttcaTCCAATAACAAAACTCTCCTGCACTGACACCCACATGGTAGAAGTTGCTGGTTTAATATCTTGTGCTATGTTCACATTGCCTCCATTTGTATTGACAGTGGCATCCTATGTTTGTATCATCTCCAACATCATGAGAATCGCTTCCACCGCTGGGAGGCAAAAGgctttttccacctgctcctctcacctcatcgTGGTGACAATTTACTATGGGACATTGATCCTAGTGTATCTGCTATCGGACTCTGATGCACTGAGGGACCTGaacaaagtgttctctgtctTCTACGGAGTCCTGACCCCTTTGGTCAACCCCCTCatatacagcctgagaaacaaggaggTAAAGAAAGCCTTGAGAAAAGCTCTTCTTAGGTCTTTTGTCTTTCTCAGGAATTCAAATTTTTAA